A portion of the Desulfobacterales bacterium genome contains these proteins:
- the efp gene encoding elongation factor P, whose product MLESSDLRKGSKIEIDGSPHVVVQFDFVKPGKGQALYKCRLKNMISGSQFERTFRSGDKFNEANLEQVEMEFLYVEGDDYYFMNTSTYENDFLTKEQLGDAKNLLKENTVCSVLLHDSKPIEVTLPIFMELKVVKADPWIKGDTASGSTKPATLETGYVVQVPPFLEEGEMIKIDTRTGEYVERVK is encoded by the coding sequence ATGCTTGAGAGCAGTGATTTGAGGAAAGGATCAAAAATTGAAATTGATGGGTCGCCCCATGTTGTGGTGCAGTTTGATTTTGTAAAGCCTGGTAAAGGTCAAGCTCTTTATAAGTGCAGGCTAAAAAACATGATAAGTGGTTCCCAATTTGAAAGAACTTTTAGGTCCGGAGATAAATTTAACGAAGCTAATCTTGAACAAGTAGAAATGGAATTTTTGTATGTAGAAGGGGATGACTATTATTTTATGAATACATCTACGTATGAAAACGATTTTTTAACAAAAGAACAGCTTGGCGATGCAAAGAATTTGTTAAAAGAAAATACAGTATGCAGTGTTTTATTGCATGATTCAAAACCTATAGAAGTTACTCTGCCTATATTTATGGAACTTAAAGTCGTTAAAGCTGATCCTTGGATAAAGGGAGATACTGCTTCTGGAAGCACTAAACCAGCTACTCTTGAAACTGGATATGTTGTTCAAGTTCCGCCATTCCTTGAAGAAGGAGAAATGATTAAGATTGATACACGTACCGGAGAATATGTCGAGAGAGTAAAATAG